In the Oreochromis aureus strain Israel breed Guangdong linkage group 14, ZZ_aureus, whole genome shotgun sequence genome, one interval contains:
- the LOC116335659 gene encoding putative gustatory receptor clone PTE03: MYTNSSTSSLLKLQTLGLSSTDIYPAFVFGTLTYLIIMFSNLLVLTVIAMNKKLHKPMFILLFNLPISDIVGATAFFPHLIFSIVTENRLISHHACIFQAFLIHVYGTGNLLILSVMAYDRYIAICFPLRYTTIMNSHNLMKMIVITWFINLSMMFTLFILLARFKTCRTNIVDFYCNNQSLVKLICADTSVNNYYGLATIFVLMGGPLSLIVYTYAQILRTCVLTNHTDARRKAIQTCGTHLIVFLSLQINTVFALISHRIESSSPVLRRAFGLSVLIFPPFLDPIIYGLKTKELKQCIVMFLKQNVGFTK; this comes from the coding sequence ATGTATACTAATTCATCTACAAGTAGCCTTCTAAAACTGCAAACACTGGGCTTATCTAGCACAGATATCTATCCAGCGTTTGTATTTGGAACACTTACCTATTTAATTATTATGTTTTCCAATTTGTTGGTGTTAACAGTCATTGCTATGAATAAAAAACTACACAAGCCCATGTTTATCCTGCTGTTCAACTTGCCCATTAGTGACATAGTGGGTGCAACGGCTTTTTTTCCTCATCTCATTTTTAGCATTGTGACAGAGAACAGACTTATTTCCCACCATGCATGTATTTTTCAGGCTTTTCTGATTCATGTTTATGGTACAGGAAATTTGCTCATCTTGAGTGTCATGGCATACGACAGATATATTGCTATATGTTTTCCACTGAGGTATACAACCATTATGAATTCACATAATTTAATGAAAATGATTGTTATAACATGGTTCATAAATTTGTCAATGATGTTTACATTGTTTATTCTGCTTGCACGTTTCAAAACATGCAGAACAAACATTGtagatttttactgtaacaatcaGTCATTAGTAAAATTAATCTGTGCAGACACTAGCGTGAACAACTACTATGGATTAGCAACTATATTCGTGCTTATGGGAGGCCCGTTGTCACTAATTGTGTACACATATGCACAGATCTTGCGTACATGTGTCCTTACTAATCATACAGATGCCCGGCGAAAAGCCATTCAGACATGTGGTACACATTTAATTGTTTTCTTAAGCTTACAAATCAACACTGTCTTTGCATTGATTTCTCACCGCATCGAGAGCTCGTCCCCTGTTCTGAGAAGAGCATTTGGTCTGTCTGTTCTAATTTTTCCCCCTTTCCTTGATCCTATTATATATGGactgaaaactaaagaactaaaGCAATGCATAGTAATGTTTCTAAAACAAAATGTGGGTTTCACAAAGTAG